A window of Cryptomeria japonica chromosome 3, Sugi_1.0, whole genome shotgun sequence contains these coding sequences:
- the LOC131045273 gene encoding uncharacterized protein LOC131045273 isoform X1, translating into MAVGGKEEERAEEEDVAVVYKTKLVQFLGRSIPIILQNDNGPCPLLAICNVLLLRNIISLSPETTEISLQRLLSLVAERLLDANSSSENKDSGYVQNQQQNIADAIDLLPRLATGIDVNVRFRHIHDFEFTRECAIFDLLDIGLVHGWIIDPQDEDTARVIGSSSYNTLQEKLVALNERKTHELNTRVIEEDSVDFAAATTAALGVPSPCLSRGKSFEDSPVSTPRGQRGRKGDVEEVEELKKVLSISKSGLVDVTPSDIKDISESATLHPFVRFDKPACESSSDPSEHHPQDAEQVGFVSEELQGNGKTTVESESEVSAVYSNILNDSIDKMLEKTYTEQSLMDRTGGDNAKSEDFKSGELTKVKDLDPQFLFVKTSSSFPEMHNKFSMDESCKEEVMVKSPCQESIIDSACGKPTEGLQEQESSVCNNALSQWGLPLSDNKREPIDSSEDVSSSLEGSEPIYEGEECILADTVLPMYENREPLYEGEVALAQQADKQAVLQGNGMASKDVTLLQEWEEPLGTADREAQTAGALIDHFLRSNASQLTVYGLFCLQEGLKERELCVFFRNNHFSTMFKLNGDIYLLATDQGYMNQPDLVWEKLNEVHGDTVFMTGKFKEFKAEEQVNPGWNQNHAAASTADYIASVTSTQQLDSALNSDLQLAIALQQQEFQQQQQQEKHMQQQRQRVTHPSVAASSKMVTGPEAPRASTSSSKQEARSKDKCVVM; encoded by the exons ATGGCGGTAGGAGGCAAGGAAGAAGAAAGGGCGGAGGAGGAGGATGTGGCTGTAGTATACAAAACCAAGTTAGTGCAGTTTCTGGGGCGATCCATTCCCATTATTCTTCAAAACGACAACGGGCCTTGCCCTCTATTAGCAATAT GCAACGTACTTCTTTTACGAAATATAATAAGTTTGAGCCCAGAAACCACAGAGATCTCATTGCAAAGGTTGCTTTCCCTTGTCGCAGAAAGACTACTGGATGCAAATAGCAGTAGTGAG AACAAAGATTCTGGGTATGTGCAAAACCAGCAGCAGAATATTGCAGATGCAATTGATTTACTTCCTCGTCTTGCAACTGGGATAGATGTGAACGTGCGCTTCAGACA CATACATGATTTCGAGTTTACAAGAGAGTGTGCAATATTCGACTTGCTGGATATCGGGCTTGTGCATGGCTGGATTATTGATCCCCAG GACGAAGACACTGCCAGAGTAATAGGATCAAGCTCATACAATACTCTTCAGGAAAAGCTTGTAGCTTTGAATGAGAGAAAAACACATGAGTTGAACACTAGAGTCATTGAAGAAGATTCTGTTGATTTTGCTGCTGCTACTACTGCAGCATTAGGGGTTCCTTCTCCATGCCTTTCAAGAGGAAAGTCATTTGAAGATTCTCCAGTTTCAACTCCTCGTGGACAAAGGGGAAGAAAGGGTGATGTTGAggaggttgaagaacttaaaaagGTATTGAGTATATCAAAATCTGGTTTAGTAGATGTCACCCctagtgatatcaaagatatcagtGAATCGGCTACTCTGCATCCTTTTGTGAGATTCGATAAACCGGCATGTGAAAGTTCATCTGATCCATCAGAGCACCACCCTCAAGATGCAGAGCAAGTAGGTTTTGTGAGTGAAGAATTGCAAGGGAATGGTAAAACAACTGTTGAGAGTGAAAGCGAGGTTTCTGCTGTTTATTCAAATATATTaaatgattcaattgataagatGCTTGAAAAGACTTATACAGAGCAGTCATTGATGGACAGAACTGGAGGAGACAATGCTAAATCTGAGGACTTTAAATCTGGTGAACTAACTAAAGTAAAAGATCTGGATCCACAATTTTTATTTGTGAAAACCTCATCCTCTTTCCCTGAAATGCACAATAAGTTTAGTATGGATGAGAGTTGTAAGGAAGAAGTAATGGTGAAGAGCCCTTGTCAGGAGAGTATCATTGATTCTGCGTGTGGTAAGCCAACTGAGGGTCTTCAGGAACAAGAAAGTAGTGTTTGCAATAATGCTTTATCTCAATGGGGACTTCCTCTCTCTGACAATAAGAGAGAACCAATTGACAGCTCAGAGGATGTTAGTTCAAGTTTAGAGGGCAGTGAACCTATATATGAAGGGGAAGAGTGCATTTTAGCTGATACTGTGCTTCCAATGTATGAAAATAGGGAGCCTCTTTACGAGGGTGAAGTAGCTTTAGCACAACAGGCTGACAAACAAGCAGTTTTGCAAGGTAATGGAATGGCATCAAAAGATGTAACATTGCTTCAAGAATGGGAGGAGCCTCTGGGTACAGCAGATAGAGAAG CCCAAACTGCAGGAGCTTTGATTGACCATTTTCTGAGGAGTAATGCAAGCCAATTGACTGTTTATGG GCTTTTCTGTCTGCAAGAAGGATTGAAGGAACGCGAACTCTGTGTTTTCTTTCGCAACAATCACTTTAGCACAATGTTTAAG TTGAATGGAGATATCTACCTTTTAGCAACAGATCAAGGTTATATGAATCAGCCAGATCTGGTATGGGAAAAGCTCAAtgag GTCCATGGAGATACTGTGTTCATGACTGGGAAGTTCAAGGAATTCAAAGCAGAAGAGCAGGTTAACCCTGGCTGGAATCAAAATCATGCTGCAGCTAGCACAGCA GATTATATTGCCTCTGTGACAAGTACGCAGCAGTTAGATTCAGCACTTAA
- the LOC131045273 gene encoding uncharacterized protein LOC131045273 isoform X2 gives MAVGGKEEERAEEEDVAVVYKTKLVQFLGRSIPIILQNDNGPCPLLAICNVLLLRNIISLSPETTEISLQRLLSLVAERLLDANSSSENKDSGYVQNQQQNIADAIDLLPRLATGIDVNVRFRHIHDFEFTRECAIFDLLDIGLVHGWIIDPQDEDTARVIGSSSYNTLQEKLVALNERKTHELNTRVIEEDSVDFAAATTAALGVPSPCLSRGKSFEDSPVSTPRGQRGRKGDVEEVEELKKVLSISKSGLVDVTPSDIKDISESATLHPFVRFDKPACESSSDPSEHHPQDAEQVGFVSEELQGNGKTTVESESEVSAVYSNILNDSIDKMLEKTYTEQSLMDRTGGDNAKSEDFKSGELTKVKDLDPQFLFVKTSSSFPEMHNKFSMDESCKEEVMVKSPCQESIIDSACGKPTEGLQEQESSVCNNALSQWGLPLSDNKREPIDSSEDVSSSLEGSEPIYEGEECILADTVLPMYENREPLYEGEVALAQQADKQAVLQGNGMASKDVTLLQEWEEPLGTADREGALIDHFLRSNASQLTVYGLFCLQEGLKERELCVFFRNNHFSTMFKLNGDIYLLATDQGYMNQPDLVWEKLNEVHGDTVFMTGKFKEFKAEEQVNPGWNQNHAAASTADYIASVTSTQQLDSALNSDLQLAIALQQQEFQQQQQQEKHMQQQRQRVTHPSVAASSKMVTGPEAPRASTSSSKQEARSKDKCVVM, from the exons ATGGCGGTAGGAGGCAAGGAAGAAGAAAGGGCGGAGGAGGAGGATGTGGCTGTAGTATACAAAACCAAGTTAGTGCAGTTTCTGGGGCGATCCATTCCCATTATTCTTCAAAACGACAACGGGCCTTGCCCTCTATTAGCAATAT GCAACGTACTTCTTTTACGAAATATAATAAGTTTGAGCCCAGAAACCACAGAGATCTCATTGCAAAGGTTGCTTTCCCTTGTCGCAGAAAGACTACTGGATGCAAATAGCAGTAGTGAG AACAAAGATTCTGGGTATGTGCAAAACCAGCAGCAGAATATTGCAGATGCAATTGATTTACTTCCTCGTCTTGCAACTGGGATAGATGTGAACGTGCGCTTCAGACA CATACATGATTTCGAGTTTACAAGAGAGTGTGCAATATTCGACTTGCTGGATATCGGGCTTGTGCATGGCTGGATTATTGATCCCCAG GACGAAGACACTGCCAGAGTAATAGGATCAAGCTCATACAATACTCTTCAGGAAAAGCTTGTAGCTTTGAATGAGAGAAAAACACATGAGTTGAACACTAGAGTCATTGAAGAAGATTCTGTTGATTTTGCTGCTGCTACTACTGCAGCATTAGGGGTTCCTTCTCCATGCCTTTCAAGAGGAAAGTCATTTGAAGATTCTCCAGTTTCAACTCCTCGTGGACAAAGGGGAAGAAAGGGTGATGTTGAggaggttgaagaacttaaaaagGTATTGAGTATATCAAAATCTGGTTTAGTAGATGTCACCCctagtgatatcaaagatatcagtGAATCGGCTACTCTGCATCCTTTTGTGAGATTCGATAAACCGGCATGTGAAAGTTCATCTGATCCATCAGAGCACCACCCTCAAGATGCAGAGCAAGTAGGTTTTGTGAGTGAAGAATTGCAAGGGAATGGTAAAACAACTGTTGAGAGTGAAAGCGAGGTTTCTGCTGTTTATTCAAATATATTaaatgattcaattgataagatGCTTGAAAAGACTTATACAGAGCAGTCATTGATGGACAGAACTGGAGGAGACAATGCTAAATCTGAGGACTTTAAATCTGGTGAACTAACTAAAGTAAAAGATCTGGATCCACAATTTTTATTTGTGAAAACCTCATCCTCTTTCCCTGAAATGCACAATAAGTTTAGTATGGATGAGAGTTGTAAGGAAGAAGTAATGGTGAAGAGCCCTTGTCAGGAGAGTATCATTGATTCTGCGTGTGGTAAGCCAACTGAGGGTCTTCAGGAACAAGAAAGTAGTGTTTGCAATAATGCTTTATCTCAATGGGGACTTCCTCTCTCTGACAATAAGAGAGAACCAATTGACAGCTCAGAGGATGTTAGTTCAAGTTTAGAGGGCAGTGAACCTATATATGAAGGGGAAGAGTGCATTTTAGCTGATACTGTGCTTCCAATGTATGAAAATAGGGAGCCTCTTTACGAGGGTGAAGTAGCTTTAGCACAACAGGCTGACAAACAAGCAGTTTTGCAAGGTAATGGAATGGCATCAAAAGATGTAACATTGCTTCAAGAATGGGAGGAGCCTCTGGGTACAGCAGATAGAGAAG GAGCTTTGATTGACCATTTTCTGAGGAGTAATGCAAGCCAATTGACTGTTTATGG GCTTTTCTGTCTGCAAGAAGGATTGAAGGAACGCGAACTCTGTGTTTTCTTTCGCAACAATCACTTTAGCACAATGTTTAAG TTGAATGGAGATATCTACCTTTTAGCAACAGATCAAGGTTATATGAATCAGCCAGATCTGGTATGGGAAAAGCTCAAtgag GTCCATGGAGATACTGTGTTCATGACTGGGAAGTTCAAGGAATTCAAAGCAGAAGAGCAGGTTAACCCTGGCTGGAATCAAAATCATGCTGCAGCTAGCACAGCA GATTATATTGCCTCTGTGACAAGTACGCAGCAGTTAGATTCAGCACTTAA